A portion of the Citrobacter rodentium NBRC 105723 = DSM 16636 genome contains these proteins:
- the flhA gene encoding formate hydrogenlyase transcriptional activator FlhA translates to MSYTPMSDLGQQGLFDITRTLLQQPDLQSLSEALSQLVKRSALADSAAIVLWHAATQRASYYATRENGKAIAYEDETVLAHGPVRRILSRPDALHCNYREFSDTWPQLAAGDLYEDFGHYCLLPLAAEGRIFGGCEFIRNEDRPWSEKEYERLQTFTQIVGVVAEQIQCRVTNNVDYELLCRERDNFRILVAITNAVLSRLDMDELVSEVAKEIHHYFSIDDISIVLRSHRKNKLNIYSTHYLDENHPAHEQSEVDEAGTLTERVFKSKEMLLINLNERDALAPYERMLFETWGNQIQTLCLLPLMSGNTMVGVLKLAQCEEKVFTTANLKLLRQIAERVAIAVDNALAYQEIHRLKERLVDENLALTEQLNNVDSEFGEIIGRSEAMYSVLKQVEMVAKSDSTVLILGETGTGKELIARAIHNLSGRNARRMVKMNCAAMPAGLLESDLFGHERGAFTGASAQRIGRFELADKSSLFLDEVGDMPLELQPKLLRVLQEQEFERLGSNKLIQTDVRLIAATNRDLKKMVLDREFRSDLYYRLNVFPIQLPPLRERPEDIPLLVKAFTFKIARRLGRNIDSIPAETLRTLSNMEWPGNVRELENVVERAVLLTRGSVLQLSLPDIGLLSPATPPVATEVAQEGEDEYQLIMRVLKETNGVVAGPKGAAQRLGLKRTTLLSRMKRLGIDKDALVP, encoded by the coding sequence ATGTCGTATACACCGATGAGCGATCTCGGGCAGCAAGGATTGTTCGACATCACTCGTACATTATTACAACAGCCCGACCTGCAGTCGCTGAGCGAGGCGCTTTCGCAGCTGGTAAAGCGCTCAGCGCTTGCCGACAGCGCCGCTATCGTCTTGTGGCACGCGGCAACGCAGCGCGCATCGTATTACGCCACGCGTGAGAACGGCAAAGCCATCGCTTACGAGGATGAAACCGTGCTGGCTCACGGGCCGGTTCGCCGTATTCTTTCGCGTCCTGACGCCCTGCACTGTAACTACCGGGAGTTCAGCGACACCTGGCCGCAGCTGGCGGCAGGCGATCTTTATGAAGACTTCGGCCATTACTGTCTGCTGCCGCTGGCGGCAGAGGGACGCATATTCGGCGGCTGCGAATTTATCCGCAATGAAGATCGCCCCTGGAGCGAAAAAGAGTACGAGCGCCTGCAAACCTTCACCCAGATCGTCGGCGTGGTGGCGGAGCAGATTCAGTGCCGGGTGACCAACAACGTTGATTACGAACTGCTGTGCCGCGAGCGCGATAATTTCCGCATTCTGGTCGCCATTACTAACGCCGTGCTCTCGCGCCTCGACATGGACGAACTGGTCAGCGAAGTCGCCAAAGAGATCCACCACTATTTCAGCATCGACGATATCAGCATCGTTCTGCGCAGCCACCGGAAGAACAAACTTAACATCTATTCCACCCACTATCTGGATGAAAACCATCCCGCGCACGAGCAAAGCGAAGTGGATGAAGCCGGTACCCTCACCGAGCGGGTATTTAAAAGCAAAGAGATGCTGCTGATTAACCTCAACGAACGGGATGCGCTGGCGCCGTATGAGCGGATGCTGTTTGAAACCTGGGGCAATCAGATCCAGACGCTGTGCCTGCTGCCGCTGATGTCGGGCAATACCATGGTCGGCGTGCTCAAGCTGGCGCAGTGTGAAGAAAAAGTGTTTACCACCGCCAACCTGAAGCTGCTGCGCCAGATTGCCGAGCGCGTGGCGATTGCCGTCGATAACGCCCTCGCCTATCAGGAGATCCACCGCCTGAAAGAGCGTCTGGTGGATGAAAACCTGGCGCTGACCGAACAGCTTAATAACGTCGACAGCGAATTCGGCGAGATCATCGGCCGCAGTGAAGCGATGTACAGCGTGCTGAAGCAGGTGGAAATGGTGGCGAAAAGCGACAGTACGGTGCTGATCCTCGGCGAAACCGGCACCGGTAAGGAGCTGATTGCCCGCGCCATCCATAATCTGAGCGGGCGTAACGCGCGCCGGATGGTGAAAATGAACTGCGCGGCGATGCCGGCCGGACTGCTGGAAAGCGACCTGTTCGGCCATGAGCGCGGCGCCTTCACCGGCGCCAGCGCCCAGCGCATTGGCCGCTTCGAACTGGCGGATAAAAGCTCGCTGTTTCTGGATGAAGTGGGCGATATGCCGCTGGAGCTACAGCCGAAGCTGCTGCGCGTGTTGCAGGAGCAGGAGTTTGAGCGTCTGGGCAGCAACAAACTGATCCAGACCGACGTGCGGCTGATCGCCGCCACCAACCGCGATCTGAAAAAAATGGTGCTCGATCGGGAGTTTCGCAGCGATCTCTACTATCGTCTGAACGTCTTTCCGATCCAGCTGCCGCCGCTGCGCGAGCGTCCGGAAGATATCCCGCTGCTGGTGAAAGCGTTCACCTTTAAGATCGCCCGTCGCCTGGGACGCAATATCGACAGTATTCCGGCGGAGACGCTGCGCACCCTCAGCAACATGGAGTGGCCGGGCAACGTGCGCGAGCTGGAAAACGTGGTGGAGCGCGCCGTTCTGCTCACCAGAGGCAGCGTGTTACAGCTCTCTCTGCCCGATATTGGCCTCCTCTCTCCGGCCACGCCGCCGGTCGCCACCGAAGTTGCTCAGGAAGGGGAAGATGAGTATCAGCTGATTATGCGCGTGCTGAAAGAGACCAATGGCGTGGTCGCCGGACCGAAAGGCGCCGCCCAGCGCCTGGGGCTGAAGCGCACCACGCTGCTGTCGCGCATGAAGCGGTTGGGTATTGATAAGGACGCGCTGGTCCCGTAG
- a CDS encoding nitrous oxide-stimulated promoter family protein, with the protein MTDKRIAREKLTIKKMIALYESQCPQASVEPGHYETLFVYAQKRLDKCVFGEEKPACKQCPVHCYQPAKREEMKQIMRWAGPRMLWRHPILTVRHLIDDKRPVPPLPEKYQRKK; encoded by the coding sequence ATGACCGACAAGCGTATTGCTCGCGAAAAACTGACGATAAAAAAAATGATCGCGCTGTATGAGAGCCAGTGCCCGCAGGCGTCAGTTGAGCCGGGACATTATGAGACGCTGTTTGTTTATGCGCAGAAGCGGCTGGATAAATGCGTTTTCGGTGAGGAAAAACCGGCCTGTAAGCAGTGCCCGGTTCACTGCTATCAGCCCGCTAAGCGTGAAGAGATGAAGCAGATTATGCGCTGGGCGGGGCCGCGGATGCTCTGGCGGCATCCGATTCTCACCGTGCGCCATCTGATAGACGATAAGCGCCCGGTCCCGCCGTTGCCGGAGAAATACCAGCGTAAGAAGTAA
- the sitA gene encoding iron/manganese ABC transporter substrate-binding protein SitA, whose translation MPHLHRLTSYLLTGALAFFTLTPASASEKFKVITTFTVIADMAQNVAGDAAEVSSITKPGAEIHEYQPTPGDIKRAQGAQLILSNGLNLELWFARFYQHLSGVPEVTVSDGVQPMGISEGPYNGKPNPHAWMSAENALIYVDNIRDALAKYDPKHAAIYQKNADAYKAKIRQTLAPLQARLAKIPADRRWLVTSEGAFSYLARDNALKELYLWPINADQQGTPKQVRKVIDTIKAHQIPAIFSESTVSDKPARQVARESGAHYGGVLYVDSLSAADGPVPTYLDLLRVTTETIVKGINDGLGSQK comes from the coding sequence ATGCCGCACCTGCACCGTTTGACGTCGTATCTGCTGACTGGCGCACTTGCCTTCTTTACGCTGACGCCCGCCAGCGCCAGTGAAAAATTTAAGGTGATCACCACCTTTACGGTTATCGCTGACATGGCGCAAAACGTCGCAGGCGATGCCGCAGAGGTCAGCTCCATTACAAAACCCGGCGCGGAGATCCATGAATACCAGCCGACGCCCGGCGACATTAAACGCGCGCAAGGCGCACAGCTGATCCTCTCTAACGGACTGAATCTGGAGCTATGGTTTGCCCGTTTTTATCAGCACTTGTCTGGCGTGCCGGAGGTGACGGTTTCCGATGGCGTGCAGCCGATGGGCATCAGCGAAGGCCCCTATAACGGCAAACCGAATCCGCACGCGTGGATGTCGGCGGAAAACGCGCTGATCTACGTCGATAATATTCGCGATGCGCTGGCGAAATACGACCCGAAACACGCCGCCATCTACCAGAAAAACGCCGACGCCTATAAGGCGAAAATCCGCCAGACGCTGGCCCCGCTACAGGCCAGACTGGCAAAAATACCGGCCGACAGACGCTGGCTGGTCACCAGCGAAGGGGCGTTTTCCTACCTTGCGCGCGATAACGCACTGAAAGAGCTGTATTTGTGGCCGATCAACGCCGATCAGCAGGGTACGCCAAAGCAGGTGCGTAAAGTGATCGACACAATCAAAGCGCATCAAATCCCGGCCATCTTCAGTGAAAGCACCGTCTCCGATAAACCGGCGCGCCAGGTGGCGCGTGAGTCCGGTGCGCACTACGGCGGCGTGCTGTATGTCGACTCCCTGAGCGCCGCCGACGGCCCGGTGCCGACCTATCTCGATCTGCTTCGCGTCACAACCGAAACCATCGTCAAGGGGATTAACGACGGACTGGGGAGTCAAAAATGA
- the sitB gene encoding iron/manganese ABC transporter ATP-binding protein SitB, with protein MSQPAITVNQLTVTYRNGHTALRDATFQVPGGSIAALVGINGSGKSTLFKALMGFVRLAQGEISILQQPVNKALKQNLIAYVPQSEEVDWSFPVLVEDVVMMGRYGHMGWLRRAKAEDRARVEAALARVDMLEYRHRQIGELSGGQKKRVFLARAIAQDGQVILLDEPFTGVDVKTEARIVALLRELRDEGRTMLVSTHNLGSVTEFCDYTVMIKGTVLASGPTETTFTTANLERAFSGVLRHVALSGGEEHIITDDERPFISQRAAGEGS; from the coding sequence ATGAGTCAACCGGCGATTACCGTGAATCAACTGACGGTGACGTATCGCAACGGGCATACTGCGCTGCGTGACGCAACCTTTCAGGTGCCGGGCGGCTCCATTGCCGCGCTGGTAGGGATAAACGGCTCGGGAAAATCGACGCTGTTTAAAGCGCTGATGGGGTTTGTCCGGCTTGCGCAGGGAGAAATCTCCATCCTGCAACAGCCGGTGAACAAAGCGCTGAAGCAAAACCTGATCGCCTACGTACCGCAGTCTGAAGAGGTGGACTGGTCGTTTCCGGTGCTGGTGGAAGATGTGGTAATGATGGGACGTTACGGCCATATGGGCTGGCTGCGGCGGGCGAAAGCGGAGGATCGTGCGCGCGTGGAGGCGGCGCTGGCGCGAGTGGATATGCTGGAATACCGCCACCGCCAGATTGGCGAGCTTTCCGGCGGGCAGAAAAAGCGCGTTTTTCTCGCCAGAGCCATCGCCCAGGACGGGCAGGTCATCCTGCTGGATGAGCCTTTTACCGGCGTGGACGTCAAAACCGAAGCCCGCATTGTCGCGCTGCTGCGTGAGCTGCGCGACGAAGGGCGTACCATGCTGGTATCCACGCATAATCTCGGTTCGGTGACAGAGTTTTGCGATTACACGGTGATGATCAAAGGCACCGTGCTGGCAAGCGGTCCTACCGAAACCACCTTCACTACTGCGAACCTCGAACGGGCGTTCAGCGGCGTGCTGCGCCACGTCGCGCTGAGCGGCGGCGAAGAGCATATTATTACCGATGACGAACGTCCGTTTATCTCTCAGCGCGCGGCGGGAGAAGGATCGTGA
- the sitC gene encoding iron/manganese ABC transporter permease subunit SitC — MNWLIEPFGYQYMLNAMWVSAMVGGLCAFLSCYLMLKGWSLIGDALSHSIVPGVAGAWMLGLPFSLGAFLSGGLAAGSMLFLSQRSRLKEDAIIGLIFSSFFGIGLFMVSLNPMSVNIQTIILGNVLAIAPEDIVQLAIIGTVSLLILLVKWKDLMVTFFDENHARSIGLHPGRLKLLFFTLLSVSTVAALQTVGAFLVICLVVTPGATAWLLTDRFPRLLAAAVAIGSLTSFLGAWLSYWLDGATGGIIVVLQTLLFLLAFIFAPKHGLLANRRRARLKEPSCS; from the coding sequence ATGAACTGGCTGATCGAACCGTTTGGCTATCAGTACATGCTCAACGCGATGTGGGTTTCGGCGATGGTCGGCGGCCTGTGCGCCTTTCTCTCCTGTTATTTAATGCTCAAAGGCTGGTCGCTGATTGGCGATGCGCTGTCGCACTCCATCGTTCCCGGCGTCGCCGGCGCGTGGATGCTGGGCCTGCCCTTCTCGCTCGGCGCCTTTCTCTCCGGCGGGCTGGCGGCGGGCAGTATGCTGTTTCTCAGCCAGCGCTCGCGGCTAAAAGAAGATGCCATTATCGGGCTGATTTTTTCCTCGTTCTTCGGCATCGGGCTGTTTATGGTCTCGCTGAATCCGATGTCGGTGAATATTCAGACCATTATCCTCGGCAACGTGCTGGCTATCGCGCCGGAAGATATTGTGCAGCTGGCGATTATCGGCACGGTCTCCCTGCTCATTCTGCTGGTGAAATGGAAAGACCTGATGGTCACTTTTTTCGATGAAAACCACGCCCGCTCGATTGGCCTGCATCCGGGTCGCCTGAAGCTACTGTTTTTCACTCTGCTGTCGGTCTCCACCGTTGCCGCGCTGCAAACCGTTGGCGCTTTTCTGGTGATCTGTCTTGTCGTGACGCCCGGCGCAACGGCCTGGCTGCTGACCGATCGTTTTCCGCGCTTACTTGCCGCTGCCGTCGCCATTGGTAGCCTGACCAGTTTTCTCGGCGCCTGGCTCAGCTACTGGCTGGATGGCGCCACCGGCGGGATTATCGTGGTTCTGCAAACGCTGCTGTTTCTGCTGGCGTTTATCTTCGCGCCGAAACACGGCCTGCTCGCTAACCGTCGTCGCGCGCGACTTAAGGAGCCATCATGTTCCTGA
- the sitD gene encoding iron/manganese ABC transporter permease subunit SitD, whose protein sequence is MFLTTLLEPFQFDFMLNALTVSAIVAVPCALLSVFLVLKGWALMGDAMSHAVFPGIVLAYIIGLPLAVGAFIAGLFCAVATGYLDDNSRIKRDTIMGIVFSGMFGAGLVLYVSIQSEVHLDHILFGDMLGVSLNDILQTALIALGIALIVSMKWKDLLLHAFDPHQAKASGLNVVLLHYGLLCMIALTIVATLKSVGIILSISLLIAPGAIAVLLTRRFARALLLAVALSVTTSFLGVYLSFFLDSAPAPTIVVLFTVIFVAAFIYATLRDRRSEMRQQRSLSVSETE, encoded by the coding sequence ATGTTCCTGACCACGCTGCTGGAACCCTTTCAGTTCGACTTTATGCTGAATGCGCTTACCGTCTCCGCCATTGTGGCGGTCCCCTGCGCGCTGCTGTCAGTCTTCCTGGTGCTGAAAGGCTGGGCTTTAATGGGGGACGCCATGAGCCACGCGGTATTTCCGGGCATTGTGCTGGCGTATATCATCGGGCTTCCGCTGGCCGTCGGCGCGTTTATCGCCGGACTCTTCTGCGCGGTCGCTACGGGATATCTCGACGATAACAGTCGAATCAAGCGCGATACCATTATGGGGATCGTCTTCTCGGGAATGTTTGGCGCGGGTCTGGTGCTGTACGTTTCTATCCAGTCAGAGGTGCATCTGGACCACATTTTGTTTGGCGACATGCTTGGGGTATCGCTGAACGATATCCTGCAAACCGCGCTGATTGCGCTGGGGATCGCGCTGATCGTCAGCATGAAGTGGAAAGATCTGCTGCTGCACGCCTTTGATCCGCATCAGGCCAAAGCCAGCGGCCTGAACGTCGTGCTGCTGCATTACGGGCTGCTGTGCATGATTGCGCTGACCATCGTGGCGACGCTGAAATCGGTCGGTATTATTCTGTCGATCTCTTTGCTGATAGCGCCGGGGGCGATTGCTGTCTTACTGACCCGCCGCTTTGCCCGCGCGCTGTTGCTGGCGGTCGCGCTGTCGGTGACGACGTCATTTCTCGGCGTTTATCTGTCGTTTTTTCTCGACAGCGCGCCTGCACCGACCATCGTGGTGCTGTTCACGGTGATATTTGTGGCGGCATTTATTTATGCGACGCTACGCGATCGACGTTCAGAAATGCGGCAACAACGCTCTCTCTCAGTTTCAGAAACGGAATGA